GTGAGCACTTTTAGCCGCTACTGAATCTGCTTTGACTTGTTCGAGATGGGCCATGTCCTCATGGCCATCCAGTGACGCATATACTGCGCCTTGCGACATAAATATTGTAAAAATAAATAATAGGATTACCTTACTCAGTAACCTACACCGGAAAAATTCTTTTACCATTTAATTCACCTTTCTAAACTTTTTGTTCAAGTTGTAACATCTTTTCACTAATCTTCTCTATAAATTTCCCGGCTATCCCACCGGGATCGTCAGGATGCCTTTTCAGATAAGCATTCCATTCTTTTTTTGACTCGTTTGCATATGAAAACGCTTCTTTCTGCTTACCATCTTTTTCAGCCTGTAAAGACGCATGCCACAAAATGTGACACACCGTCCGTTCAATCACAATTCTTTTGCGAAGTAATGTATTATAATTTAAAGATTTTCGTACCCAGTAAAGCGACTGTCTGTAATTATCCTTTCCGGTTTCCTCTTTAAGATGTTTTCTGTAGTAACTTGTATATTGAAAACTCTTTGAATCGAATTTGTGAAAGTATATATAACCAATTTCAAAGAGTAAATCACCATTTGTCGGATTTCTTGTAGCACCTTTTTCTGCAAACTCTAATCCAGCTTTAATCCATCTCCATTTGTTTTCCGGAGATTCCCACTCAAAAGCAATGTTATAGCACATATTCCACGCCTGAAATATCCACACAGCCGAGAAATGAGGCTGTAATTTTGCAATCATATTGTTTATGGCAAGCAACTCATAAAACTTTTTCTCTTCATACCTGGCGATACCCCGAATCCACAACAAATCTACCAGAATACCCCTGAAACTGCCAAGAAGTGCTGTTGGTATAACTTCTAATGGTGCAAGGTCTGTATGGAGAGCATCAGGCCCCCTCCTGAAATGATCAATTTTGTATTGTAAAAAGAACAATCCTGAAAGTAATAGTACTATTAATAATGGTATTATTGCTATTTTTGGTAATGAGTACTTTTTCATACCAAGTACAACCTGCCTGTTACAGACAAGCAACTATCAAATAAACATTTATTATAAAAGAATAGCTAAATTAATACATAAAAATTCCCTGGTTACCAGAAATTGTCAGTGGACAGCCTGCCGGACACTACTTGAATACAACGTTATCAAATAATTTTTTCTTTAGTACCTCTAAGATGTTGTATAATAATGTATTAAGATCACATTTGGTAGCTAAAAAAAGAAATTTTTGGCTTACTGGACTAAGCTACCTCTTTTTTCTTAAAAACTATAAACGATAGGGGAAAACAAACGATAGTATATAAAACCGCATAACCAAAACCCATAAATATTTTTTTAAATGGGATGTTTATACCATCAATAAAATACTTTTCAACACTGAAATATCTGAAATCAGGCAGGATATAGCTTAGTAAAAGTATCGGGTTTTTAATAATATTATTTAGGTATATTAAAAAAATATTCGATTTCCGTATTACCTTGGATATTCCGTACTCATGTTCACTTATCTCAAAAACATTAATAACTGTTGATATGTCGCGCATAAAGTCGGTTATATTACCACAAAAGAAGACAAATAAACAGAAGAGAATATTAACAGGAAGAGAAAGGAAAGTAGATCCAAATACAGCAATTATCATCATTAAAAAAAATTGAATTGCTATTAATATTAATCCTTTCATATAATTATATCCAAAACTTTTTCCCCCCCAGAAAATCCTTAAACTTCCTTCACGCATACCTAAATAATCGCCTGAATTTCTAGGCGATACGACTATCGTCAATTCGCCACTTCCATCCAGGGATTTACCATTTAATCTCAAATAGAACGGTTTATTACGCGATATTTCTATTGATTTGTTCAATACTTTTGCTGAGTTTGGATTGATAATCTTTATTTTTACCGGAAATTTTCTGCTGGATTTCTTTTGACCTTCTATTAAGAAGTCAGCTTCAATCACCAGGTCATCGTTTTTGTCTTTAGTATATAATCCCTCAAATTTCCACACTGAGGCTTCGTTTCCTCCTCCTTCTATCCATGAAACATTTCCAATTTTTTTTACAGAATCGCCTGTTGTCTCTAATTTTACAGGACCAAACAGTTCCCTGGCCGGAAGCCCGCAACTACCATTGCCGGTTTGTTTAAAGGCTGTAGATCTGATCAATGCATAGCTTGCACTACCCATTATCAGTAGCAATACTCCAATTATATATATAAAACCAATTATTTTCCCAAAAATAATATTGATTCGATAAACAGGCTTTGTAGTTACCGTAGAAAGGATCCTGTTCTCTATATCAGACGGAATTGATGATGCCGAGAGTAAAATTGCAGCCAGTGTACCAAAAAAGGTAATAGAACGGAAGCATATAGATTCAACGATCTTTATTTTTTCCCTGCCATCACCAACAACCGGCATGAAGACGGAGCAGTAGATCGAAACTAGGCCAAGAGTAATAAAGATAAGTAATGTCTTATTTCTAACTGCTTCCTTAAACGTCTGTTTTGCTATTACTAGTATTTGTTGCATAGATTCTTAAGAATAAGTCTTCAAGTGTTCCAGAAGAATTTTTGATTGAGACAACTTCGCCATGTTTTGCCTGTATAAACCCCTTAACTTCCTCTATTGCCTCATTTGAAAGATTGCGAACCAGTATTTCTGCAATCTCTTTGCTGGAAATCAAGTCACCAATTGTGCCTGATATTCGGAGTTCGCCTTTATCGAGTATCGCAACTCTATCACAAATATCCTGTACGTCGGACAAAAGATGTGAGCACAAAAGAACGGTTTTTCCCTGGGCTTTTAATTCAACAATTAGGTCCTTTGTTTCTTTAGTACCGATAGGATCAAGCCCGCTGGTGGGTTCGTCAAGGATTATTAAGTCAGGATTATTTATCAGTGCCTGTGCAATGCCAATTCTCCGTAACATTCCTTTAGAATATTGTTTAAGAGGTCTTTTCCTCACAAATTCCAGCCCTACCCGCTTTAAGAGACTGTTTATCCTTAATTTCCTCTCTCTTCCCGGTATTCTAAACAACTGACCATAAAAGTTTAAGGTTTCATCCGCATTGAGAAACCTATAAAAGCAGGATTCTTCAGGTAGAAAACCGACTCTGTTTTTTACGGACACATCATCTGTTGTCTTTCCTAAAATGTTTGCCTTGCCTTCTGTGGGAAATATTAATCCTAAGAGAAGTTTTAACGTAGTTGTTTTTCCGGAACCGTTAGGGCCAAGCAGGCCGAAAATTTCGCCTTTTTGAATGACGATATTTAATTTATTAAGAGCTAATACCTTTCTGCGTCCCCAAAAATGTTTGTACGCCTTTGTCAAATTCTCAGTTTTTATGGCAATATCGTCGTTCAATTTCCAGGCCTTTCCAGGTAACAACAGGGTTGTTTACAGTTAAGCAATATTATTATACAGAGAATATCCTTGTTTTTCGCTAAGTGTGCAAAAATACACAATTTAGCATAGAAGTCAAGTGAAATATCGCTGTACAATCTGAAGGTATGAGGTGCACAAACATTAAATAAAAAAACAATCATAAGCACTTGTCGTTAATACACTAAGATACCAGAAATAATAATCTATTCCAATCTGGACGACTTGTAATTGAACACCGGTAAATATATAATACTATGAATGCAATTATTAAAACCCGGATGATGGGAACAATGTTAGCCAGAATATTGTATGTATGGTTAAGGAGGGAAAAATATGAAGAATGTCTCTGATTATTCAAAACCAAATAGCAAAAAGGTGAAATTAAAAGGTGAAAGCAAGGCAGGTATTATTAAAGGTGCTATCTCAAAGCAAAAGAGGATATGTTTGAAATGTGGAGAGAAATTCCCTAGTAAAGGTCCTTATAACCGTATTTGCGATAAATGTAGCTCAACGAACGAAAGAGTTGCATCAAGCACATATGCCGTAAGGAATAGTACTCCTTCGGAGCCAAACACTTTAGAAAAGCGTTTTTATGGACAAAATTAGTAATTTACTTTTAATTTCTTGACAAAGTATCAACCCGGCAGGTTGTCCGAGGATAGATAAGTATTAAAACTATTTATATCTATTACTCCCCCTTTTGTTAATAGGTAAGTTTTAGAAGTTTATATTCTCGGACTGCCTGTTTTTTTTTATCCACAATGGTTTCTTAAACACCATCTATTTAGATACCCAACCGTCAAATCATTGGCTCTTTCTTTTTTCGTTTGCATAAATTAAATAATCTTATTATTTATCATATCCTGGTTTTTCAAACTACCATGTACCTCACTAAAACAAAGCAAAAATGAGGTTTCATTGCCTATATTTTCTATCGCATGCGTAACCTCCGGAGGGATAATAAACAATTTTTTATCACTATTTTCTATTATTTTTTCTTCTTTCTCATTTGTGTTGTTATCTACAACCAGTAACCTGCAAGTGCTTCCTATGATCAGAATGTTTTCAGTCTTATTAATATGATAATGGTTTCCCCTTACTGCTCCGGGTTTCATACTCACCATATGAATATCACTTATTTTATCGTTTTTTATGTCATCATCCGTGATCGGCCTTATGCACCAGCCGCGATCATCCTGATAAAACTCAATATTTTTAATTTGAATAATACCCATGCCAGAACATCATTAAAAAAGTAAAAACTCACTATTCATTCAGATAAAAAATAAACATCTTTTCATTGATCAATTTTCCAATAACATCATTTGTCATTATCAGATAAAAACTCGGTTACCTTTTCTCCGATTTCGTGTGTAGTACGGAAGTATGTCCTGTTTTTTTTTGAGAGGATAAACAGGCCATTTCCAGTCATCAAAAGAAAATGCGCATGTTCCAATTTTAATCATTAATAACTTACCCTTCTTATACCTGCAGGTCTCCATGCGGGGGCAATAACTCCTTTATGTGAATACCTGTCAAGAAGCCTTGCCTGTGTTATACTGAATTCACCGTATCTGTCATTTATTTTATCCATGGCTTTCAAGACAGATATTCTGTCTCTGTCTTTTTTGAAAAGGGGTATCTGGCAGTAATCGGTTACAAGGTTTGAGACACTCACACCAAGTAATCGTACCGTATATTTAAGCCTTACCCTTTTTACTATATCGAGTGCCACAAGGTATATTTCAAATCCGTCGTTTATATATTCTTTAATAGTACATCTTTTTGTAAAGGTGTGAAAATTCGAATATCTTATGGTCATGGTTACCGTTTTGCCGAAATAGTGACTGCGGCGTAATCGCCTTCCCACCATTTCCGAGAGTTGTAATATATACCTCTCCATCTCTTCACCGTTTGTTACATTTCTCGCAAGGGTCATGCTATGGCCCACAGATTTTGCATCCGGCGTGTCCTCAATCGGGACAACGGGGCCTTCGTCTATTCCCAGGCCCATCTGGTGAAGTTTGTTGCCGATAATACCAAATTTACTTACCAACTTTTTTATCGGGAATCTCCCCAGCTCTCCACACGTCTTAACGCCCATAGCATCAAGATGTTTTTCCAGTCGTGACCCTATCCCACAGAGTTCGCTTACCGGTAAGTCTTCAAGGATTTCAGTAACAGCTCCGGGGTGTATTGTCGTAAACCCGTCCGGTTTCTGCATATTGCCGGCCAGTTTTGCCAGCAGCTTGTTAGGCCCCACGCCGATGGAGCAGGTAAGCCCAAATCCTCTCCTGATTTTTTTCTTAATCAGCATGGCAATAGCTTCCGGTTTACCAAAAAGATAGAGAGACCCCGTTATATCAAGAAATGCCTCATCAACTGAGTATACTTCCACCAGCGGTGTATAGTCCCCGTAAAGCCGGACAAGGCGTGTACAGGTGTCTGTATACATTTTATTATTACCAGCAACAAATATTATGTCAGGGCAGAGTTTCTTTGCCTCCGGGACAGTCATGCCAACCTTAACACCATAAGCCCTGGCTTCATATGAAGAGGTGGTAATAACAGTCCTCTGCTGCGCACCGATAACAGCCACGGGCTTGTCCCTGAGTGACGGCTTAGACTGCTGCTCCACAGAGGCAAAAAAGGCATTCATATCTACGTGCATTATTGTTTTGTTGTTGGACATTGTATTTATTACTATTACCAGTTAAAATAAATACGAATTTCGAATATCGAAATTCGAAACAAATACAAAACTCGAATATCAAATGATCAAGACTTTATTTGCTCTTACGCAATATAGAGCCAACAATATTCATTAGCTCTGTAATTGTATGTATTAACGTTTTCTTTTCTCTCTATATTATATTTATATAGGAGGCTAAAGAGATTCCAAGGTGCGATCTTGCAAGTCATACGGTTTTGAATTTCTCATTTTTGCTCTTCGACTTTGTTTCGTATTTCGTGCTTCATTCTTTCAGTTTTCTCTATGACTACCCTTCCACCTCCACAGCCATAAGCTTCCATACCATAGTCTCTGTGTTGTATGCGATTTCGTACAGGTCCTGACCGTCTGTAACTGAAAAATAGTGAATAGAGGCTTTCCCCTCTCTGCCGGTCCACGTATAGGTCACTTCCTTGATACGATACTGTCTTTCTCTCCATATAAACCATACCGGCTTTATCTTCTTCCCGCCAATACAATCAGCGCCAAAAACCACTCCTGCTCTTATAGGTTCACCTATTTCCGTAATCATAATTTATTCAATTTGCCTTAACACTGTCACTACCTTTCCAGCTATCATCATCTCATGTGTCTGGTTTCCTCTGATAACTATTGGCTTCATGGTTGGATTTGCCGGCTCCAGGTAAACATTATTGTTCCCCTTGATAAATCTCTTAACCGTTGCCTCTTCATTAATAATGGCAACTACTATATCACCATTCTCCGCAGTTTGCTGGGACTTAACTAATACAAAATCACCGTCCTGGATATGAGCATCTATCATGCTGTCCCCTTCTACTCTCAGAAAAAAGGTATTATCCCAACGGGCTATCGATGTGTCTATGGCCAGATGTCCGGTAATATCTTCAACTGCAAGGTGAGGTAATCCAGCCCTGACCCTTCCGATGACGGGTATCAGTTTTGTATGGTTTTCCGGTGTTTCCACACAAAGTTCGATTGCCCTTGGGCTGTTTGGTATCCTCTTTATGTAGCCTTTACGCTCAAGTATGTCCAGATACTTCTTTACACTATTGGTACTCGCCAGTTTAAGGTGATATACCATCTCCCGAATAGTAGGCGGATAGCCGTTTTCCCGGATATATTTCGTCAAAAATGACAGGAAATTATGTTGTTTCTTTGTAAGTTTATCTTTCATAATAAGGTAAACACATGTTCACTCAATATATTCTTCGATTATATATCTGTCAAGGATAAATTCCTGTATGATATTTTCAGATATCCGACTACGTTATAATTGCCGGGCTTTCTGTCAGTGTAATTTGTGGGCAAAAAATGACTTACGTTATTGGTTAGCCTCTTTTTCGAGAGGACTCCAGAATTGGAATAAATCGAAAAGAGACTCCAGGTGAGAATAGTTAAAAAGTAAAGATACTGCTATGAGGCGATTCTATTTTGTATTTCTCAACTCTTCCTTGAATAGGTTCTTTACTTCATCTTTAAATTGATTTCCTCTATCCTTGTAATCTGTAAAAAGGTTAAAACTTGCACTTGCAGGGCTTAGAAGGATTGTGTCTCCTTCTGACGCCATATTATATGCCTTTTGAACAGCTTCTCTCATATTTTCAGAATAACAGTGTTTGGGCAAGTTGCCCCTAACATTTGCTATTTCTACAATATTGTCCCAAAGCCTGTTTCCTGTTGTTGGAAATAAGATTAAACCTTTTATTCTACTTTCGATAATTATCCTGGCCAGTCCAGTTAAATCGAGCCCCCGATCAAAACCTCCCACTAAAAGGATTAGTCCTCTTTCAGAGAAAACTGAAAGCGCTGCAATTGTTGCTTCCGGGACAGTGGCTAGACTATCATTATAAAATGATATACCGTTGCAGGTTTCGACATACTCAAGGCGATGTTCAAGAGGCCTGAAGTTCTGAATAGCTGTTGCAATATTATTATCAGGGATATTAAATAATTTTCCAACTATTATGCCGGGCATAACATTTTGCAGATTGAAGCTTCCTTTAAGATGAATTGACTTAGTTGATACTATTTTTTCTCGTTGTTCTTTTGAGTGAAAAAGCAGGAAATTGTTTTCCATAAAACAGGAGGTGTGTATAGTCTCCTGAAACCCGAAAGAGAGTTTTTTTGCTTTGCTGATGTTTGCAATTTCCGTTGAAATTTTATCGGAAGAATTGAAAATGATAAAATCGTTTTCATGTTGGTGTTGAACAATAGACCTCTTGGCCTCGACATATGCCGCAAAAGTTCCATGGAAATCAATATGTTCCGGGGTAATGTTTAAAATGACAGCTATGTGAGGGCTTTTATGAAGGTCTTTCAGTTGATAGCTGGACAGCTCCACGATAAAAACAGTTGATGAAGTTGTGCCTTCCAGCGAGGATAAAGGAGGTGTTCCGATGTTTCCTGTTAAACGGACATCAATTCCACCAAGTTTAAGGATCTCATATATTAAGGTAGCCGTTGTGCTTTTACCCTTTGTCCCGGTCACGCCTATAATAGTCGATGAACAGCATTCAAAAAAGAGACCGGTATTAGATGTGGTTTTTATGCCTTTATCCTTTGCATCGTCCAATTCAGGAATGGATGGTTTAATCCCGGACGATTTACAGATGATATCAAATTGGCTGATATTTTTAAGGTAATCATTACCTGAGATCAGAATTACTCTTTTATCATTTTCAACAATTCTTCTTGTTGGTTCGTCAAGTTGATTCTTCGAAAGTTTATCAGCTAAACCGATAACTTTCTCAGGAAAACGTCTCCTTAAAAATTGGAAAGAACTTACACCTTCTCTTCCGAGTCCAAGAACAAGAATTTTTTTGTGTTCAAGTTCCTCTATAAGCATTATAAAATGGTCTCTTTCTTAAGTAAATTAATCAGCTCTTCAGGTACATTATGATGCTCGTTCCACGCACTTAAAACTGCATCTGCTTTTTCTTCTAAATCCTGTTTGTTTACAAGTACTTTTTCTTCTACTGATTTTAATACTACCGGAACAATGCTGCTTGTCTTTTTCGCTTTTTTTCCAGCAGAGATAGAAAGCAACTGCTGTCTCATCCAGGGATCCAACACATTCAAACGGCTTAGTGTTTTCATGACCCAATAAGCTGAATGCTGTGCTTATTAACTCTTCCTTATTAAACAGGTTCTCGGAAAAGATATTTATTGTAAGAATTTTCTCTTCTACAAACGGATAAAGAAAAGTAAAAACAGATAAACATTTCGGGCAATTGTTACACCATGAGTTCGTTTTCTGCCCTTGGTTACAACTTCTGAAGATTGGGAAGTAATGGGAAAATCGTGAAAAATTATTTGAGATTTGTAGCTCATAAAAAGGTCTCAACAGGCTGAAATAATCAATGTTCTCACCAAGATAAACATTTGAATATTCTCTGAATCTGTTTTCAAAATGGTAGCTTTTGGAGTACTGATGGTTGACCTCCGCTCCTCTATAATTAACATTACCTTCATTAGAACTCCTTTCATTCGAAAGCGCAATGTGCTTTCCATCAAAAAGTATTGCACACGAAGCGCTCAAGAAAGCCAGGTACGCGGAAAAAGGAGTATGCCCGTTCAGATATCCATCAGCATTTAATACCAAAAGCCTATTATCAATAGTTCGGTTGACAATAATTGGGTTCTTATGCTTGCTATTTTCAATAATATCCAGGGCTGCCTGGGTGGGGTTTAAAGATAAGGGACATATACTTATGTTAGAATTTTTCAGCAATTCAATTGTTAACGCCGAGTCCTTTCCACCACCAATCGGGACAAGTATTTTACCAATATCAAGAGCGCCCTTATATTTTACGGTTTCAGGAATTGAATTGCCAGTGGTTTTGATAGCAACGAAATCATGTATAGTGAAATCGATTTCATTAATAAAGAAGAATTCTCCCAATCCATTAATCAGTAATGATCTCCACCATGAAATCTGATATTCATCTAAAGACCCGGCACGGATAATGATTTCCGGCGAACAGGAAGTCTTCCAATAGCTTGGGATCTCCATTAAGCCAAGATGAAAGGCAATATTGTTAAGACATTTTTCCCCGATGTTTTTTATTCGCTCACGCTTTATACCATTAATGACTAATCTGGGAGAAAAAGCAATACCAGGTTCAATTTCGAAGTTAAATTCAAATACCAGGCTATCCTTTACTATTTCAACTGAGTAACGATGGTAGATGAATTTTGGGTGCTTTCTCCTGAGATTAAAGAAGAGTTGATCTGATTGCTGCTTTTTAAATTTCTCCATCTGAATACCTACTTCTATTCCTATTTACTCTAATAATTTACTATTATATTTCAATACTTTTAATCAACTCGTATGCAATATTGTTACTTACAAGACGCATAATACTCTCTTCCGCACTGCCAAAACTTAATAAGTTTATACTGCCATACCAGACAGTTTTTTGATCAATAATTGCAAATTTCTGATGGATATTTGATTTTAGTATCACTTTAATTCCCACGCCCTTTAAAACCTCAAAAATTTGCTCTAAAGCAGGTATCCTGGTATCTTTAAAATCTTCAGATGGTCTTGTTACAACGGTTATCTTTACTTGTTTATTGACTATATTATTGAAATATTGAAGCATCTGTGTGACACGCTTATAGGTAACAAAAGGGCTGACAATTACAATTTCTATTGACGCACTTAGTATATCATTACGATAAATTGGAAGGAAACTATTCTTATCAAAGATTATATCTGACGGTTCCGTTCCGATATTTTCTCCTTTTACTTTATAGCCAATAGATGCATATCCATTTAGCCTTTTTCCATACATTTTTTCCAGCATTCTTACATGGGTATCAACGTAGTCATATATCTGTACGTCATTCTTTTTATCATACAATCGATGCAGCCTGCCGGCATATTGCTGTAAAGTGCCTTTCCATGAGATTGGCATAGACAGAAACAGTGTATCAAGTCGAGGCTCATCAAATCCCTCACCTACAAACTTTCCTGATGCAACTAATGTTAATTGCTTATCAGTCGGTATTGCTGATATTTTAGTTAATATCTCTTTGGTTTTCTTAGTACCCATCCCACCCATCAAGGTTAATACTTCCGGGACCCTCTCTTTTAACCTCTTTGCGAGCAGCATAACATGAGCGGTCCTCTCTGATAATACCAGTGAATTCCTGCCATTCTCATAGCTATTAAAAACGTCATCTACAATTAACTGATTACGTATTTCATCAACAGTGATTTCAGTATATAATTCCTGAATGGTTAATTCTTTACTGTTTTCATTAATCGGTATTCTAAAACTTGTAAACCTTGGAACAACATAATGATCGAAAGGCCTTTTTTCAGCTTGTTTTTTTGCGTCAACCCTGAATCTCTCAGCTCCACAATGCATAAATATTATTGGATGGTGGCCATCCTTCCTTGTTGGAGTCGCGGTTAATCCATAAACAAATTTTGCGTTGACCTTTTTAAGTATCTGTTCAAAGCTAAACGCGGGTACATGATGACACTCATCAACAATTACCATCCCATAGTTTTTTACACACTCCTTCACCTTGCCGGTGCTATTTAATGATTGTATAATTGCAACATCAATGATAGAGCTTAAACTGTCCTTTCCAGCCCCTATCTGTCCGATTAAACCTCGTTTCTTTCTCCTTCCACGTTTTTTCTCCTGAACCGGTAACTCTTCGTTAATCCTTAAAAATTCAGACAATCTGGCAATCCATTGTAAAAGGAGTTGCTGTCTATGTACCAATATAAGTGTATTTCTCTTTCTTGCAGCTATCAGTTTAGCAGCCACAACTGTTTTTCCAAAGGCGGTGGTTGCTGATAATACTCCGGTATCATGATTTAGCAGTTCATCTATTACTTCCTGCTGTTCGTTCCTGAGGGTTCCATTAAATTCTACGTCAATGTTTCTTCCATGATTAGTTTCATCAATCCAGGTAACATCAATATTAGATTTACTTAGTAAACTGTGAATCTCTTCTTGGCAACCTCTGGGCAGGCACAAATATCTTTCAAGGTCTTCACAACACGAGATAACCCTCGGTTTGTTGTAAGTTGGCATTCGCATAGCTTGCGCTTTATAAAAATCGGGATTTTTAAAAGCAGCTAACCGCTTTAACGTATTTAATGTCTTTTGAGAAAATCCATTTTTAGGGATATACACCATGTTGGATTTTATGATTACAATTTTTTTTGGAAAATCATGTTTACTCAATCTAATCCTGGCAGTTGGCCATGGCCTTTGCAGTTCATCATCATCTTTTCTCAATTCACCCAATTCATTGCGTTTACATGTACGGGTTATTAAAGCATCTACATTATCTTCAGAAAGTTTAACTATGCCGCCTAAAAATTTCCACTGATCAGCATAAGGCTCAAAATTGTCATCAATAAAAACCGTGTTACCGTTTTTTCTTGCAGCCATCTGTAGCGGGAGGGCTATCAGATTCCCAAGGCCACCTTTTGGCATAATATCCTGATTAGGAAAAAGTCTGTCGTATGACTTGAACTTGATCTCATGTCTTTTATTCATGGAGCAAGTAAGTAATGCCGTTCCAAATTTTCTTGCTAAGGCTGATGATATTTGATTTTCAAAGAAAAACCAGGCGTGGGCCCCGTTACCCGACCTTGAACGTTCAATTGCATACGGAATTTCAAATTCATCGCATACATTGCGCAATACTGAAATATCCTTTTGCCAGCCGGTATCATCAAAATCGATAGCTAGAAAATAACACATTTCATCAATGCACAGAGGATATATTCCGACTACAATATTTCCTCTAAGATGCTCTTCCACAATCTTTTCGTCAAATTTTGCATATGATTTATGTGAACACTCTGAACACTTTACTTTTGGTTTATAGCATACACCGGGTTCCCATTCATTCAGACAGACAGGCGAATACCCGGACTTTCCCGCTTTACTCTGCCACCGTTTGGCGAACACATCATCTCTGCTTCTGAAAAGAGACATAAACAAATTGACTTTATCTTTATCCTCAGAAAAGTTGTGGAGAATAGGGTGTAAAGCCTTAATGTTATTGTGATGATTCGAAATTTGATCTGAAGAACTTTCTGTGTTAATTTCACTGGCAACTTCCTTTTGTGGTTTGGAAATAGAAAGTAGTGCCTTTAACCGTTTTATTTCAGCTTTCAAGCCGAAATTTTCATTAAGCAGGGTCTGGTATTTTACATATAATTCCTCATAGTCCATGATTGAATATTGTACTATCGTAATATGTAAAATTCAAAGTATTTGGTTTACAGGTTAAAGCAAGGCTTATCTAAGGTAGAAAACTGTCAACATTCTTCAGTTTTTGAGGAAGGTACTTTTCAATCACATAGTTCAGGCCATGTTTTGCAAGAGCCTGCTGTTCTGCCCTTACTCCCATTTTCAGCATCTGGTTAATCGCCTTCTGCCATTCCTTGTATTCTTTTATAAACGGGTCATTTTTCAGGGCATCTTTTGCCCTCTTAATATCTACTTCTTTTAACGGATGGGTAGGGAGTTTATAATCGATGATATCCTGCGGTGTAATGCCAAGGTATCGTGCGTTTGGTACGCAGAAATACTGGTTAATGTGTGCCGCATTTCCTGATCCCACCTTCAGGGTCCTGTATATGTTGCTGATGCCATAAGGGTCTCCATCAACAAAAACATAAACAGGGATCTTCTTTCCTTCTGA
This portion of the Candidatus Scalindua japonica genome encodes:
- a CDS encoding TOTE conflict system archaeo-eukaryotic primase domain-containing protein — protein: MDYEELYVKYQTLLNENFGLKAEIKRLKALLSISKPQKEVASEINTESSSDQISNHHNNIKALHPILHNFSEDKDKVNLFMSLFRSRDDVFAKRWQSKAGKSGYSPVCLNEWEPGVCYKPKVKCSECSHKSYAKFDEKIVEEHLRGNIVVGIYPLCIDEMCYFLAIDFDDTGWQKDISVLRNVCDEFEIPYAIERSRSGNGAHAWFFFENQISSALARKFGTALLTCSMNKRHEIKFKSYDRLFPNQDIMPKGGLGNLIALPLQMAARKNGNTVFIDDNFEPYADQWKFLGGIVKLSEDNVDALITRTCKRNELGELRKDDDELQRPWPTARIRLSKHDFPKKIVIIKSNMVYIPKNGFSQKTLNTLKRLAAFKNPDFYKAQAMRMPTYNKPRVISCCEDLERYLCLPRGCQEEIHSLLSKSNIDVTWIDETNHGRNIDVEFNGTLRNEQQEVIDELLNHDTGVLSATTAFGKTVVAAKLIAARKRNTLILVHRQQLLLQWIARLSEFLRINEELPVQEKKRGRRKKRGLIGQIGAGKDSLSSIIDVAIIQSLNSTGKVKECVKNYGMVIVDECHHVPAFSFEQILKKVNAKFVYGLTATPTRKDGHHPIIFMHCGAERFRVDAKKQAEKRPFDHYVVPRFTSFRIPINENSKELTIQELYTEITVDEIRNQLIVDDVFNSYENGRNSLVLSERTAHVMLLAKRLKERVPEVLTLMGGMGTKKTKEILTKISAIPTDKQLTLVASGKFVGEGFDEPRLDTLFLSMPISWKGTLQQYAGRLHRLYDKKNDVQIYDYVDTHVRMLEKMYGKRLNGYASIGYKVKGENIGTEPSDIIFDKNSFLPIYRNDILSASIEIVIVSPFVTYKRVTQMLQYFNNIVNKQVKITVVTRPSEDFKDTRIPALEQIFEVLKGVGIKVILKSNIHQKFAIIDQKTVWYGSINLLSFGSAEESIMRLVSNNIAYELIKSIEI